The Euphorbia lathyris chromosome 8, ddEupLath1.1, whole genome shotgun sequence genome has a window encoding:
- the LOC136202990 gene encoding inositol oxygenase 4-like — protein MTILISQPELGVRVEDHKHPDDVRELVLDGGFEVPPPVSDGFDAPDINAFGKSFRDYNAESERQKSVEEFYKQQHINQTYDFVKKMRAEYEKLDKAVMSIWECCELLNEVVDESDPDLDEPQIQHLLQSAEAIRKDYPNEDWLHLTALIHDLGKVLTLPQFGKLPQWAVVGDTFPLGCAFDKANVHHKYFQENPDSRNALFNTKNGVYEEGCGLDNVKISWGHDDYMYMVAKENGTTLPPAALFIVRYHSFYPLHTGGAYTSLMNKEDEENLKWLNIFNKYDLYSKSKVHVDVDEVKPYYQSLIDKYFPEKLRW, from the exons ATGACTATCCTCATCAGCCAGCCTGAGCTTG GGGTTCGAGTGGAGGATCATAAACATCCAGATGATGTTAGGGAATTGGTGTTAGATGGAGGATTTGAAGTTCCACCACCAGTCTCCGATGGTTTTGACGCACCTGACATCAATGCATTCGGGAAATCTTTCAG GGATTATAATGCTGAAAGTGAAAGGCAGAAGTCTGTCGAGGAGTTTTACAAGCAGCAACACATTAATCAAACCTATGATTTT GTAAAGAAGATGAGAGCAGAATATGAGAAATTAGACAAGGCTGTTATGAGTATATGGGAATGTTGTGAGCTTCTGAATGAAGTTGTAGATGAGAGTGATCCTGATCTTGATGAGCCTCAAATTCAACATTTGCTTCAATCTGCTGAAGCTATTAGGAAAGATTATCCTAATGAAGATTGGCTTCACTTGACTGCTCTCATTCATG ATTTGGGAAAGGTTCTTACTCTTCCTCAATTTGGGAAACTTCCTCAATGGGCTGTTGTAG GAGATACATTCCCTCTTGGCTGTGCTTTTGATAAGGCTAACGTTCATCACAAG TATTTCCAGGAGAATCCAGATTCCAGGAATGCTCTCTTCAACACCAAGAATGGAGTTTATGAGGAAGGATGTGGACTGGACAACGTTAAGATTTCATGGGGACATGATGACTATATGTACATG GTTGCCAAGGAAAATGGAACAACTCTACCGCCAGCTGCATTGTTCATTGTCCGATATCATTCTTTCTACC CTCTACACACCGGAGGAGCATACACGAGCCTTATGAACAAGGAGGATGAAGAAAATTTGAAGTGGCTCAACATTTTCAA CAAGTATGACCTGTACAGCAAGAGCAAGGTTCATGTTGATGTTGATGAGGTGAAGCCATATTATCAGTCACTCATTGACAAG TATTTCCCAGAGAAGCTTAGGTGGTAA